The following nucleotide sequence is from Methanofastidiosum sp..
AGCCTATGTGATCATTGTAAAAGACTAGTGCTTAAAATAAATATGTCCCACAGCCTTTAATTTCCATATATTTATATATTGGTTAGATTTGTTTTGTTTAGAATTATTCTTCAAGGTGATTAAAATGAGAAAAATGATCTTATTATTAATAATTGTGATTTTTATAGTATCTGTTTTTAGTGGATGTTCGTCAGATGAAAAGTATATCTGGTCAAAAACTTACGATAGTGGCAAAGATGATTTTGCTTTAGGTGTTGCCGCCGACACAAGTAACAATACCATAGTAACAGGGTATGTATCAAATGGCAATGACAATGACATTTACACAATTAAATACAATCCCAATGGCAACGTTTTATGGGAAAAATTATACGATGGAGGCAACAATGACTATTCATTAGCAGCTGTCACTGATTCTGGCAATAATGTCATAGTTACTGGTTTTGTGAATAACGGAGTAAATAATGATTACTTCACAATAAAGTATGACATAAATGGTAATATAATTTGGACTAGATCTCATGATGCTGGGAACAATGAAAATGCACAAGGCCTAGCAACTGATTCTAAAGATAATATTATCGTTACGGGAGAGGCATATCCAGGAATTGATGTTAATTTTTATACAATAAAATATGATACAGATGGCAACATTATATGGGAGAAATCATATGACGGCGGGAATAAGGAGCATGCATTTGATGTTGCGACTGACTCAAATGACAACGTAATTGTTACCGGATATTCCTCCAGCGGCTCAGGTTATGATTTCTGTACTATAAAATATGATCGTGACGGAAAATTTTTATGGAAGAAAACATACGATGGGGGAAATACTGACAAGCCCTATGGAGTGGCAACAGATTCAAATGATAACATAATTGTTGCAGGAGAAACTCTAAATGGCAATAATGTGGATTTCTTAATGGTAAAATATGATCCAAATGGAAACATCATATGGACAAAAACTTATGACACCGGCAATGATGACTATGCATTGGGTCTAGCAACTGATTCGACAGGCAACATAATAGTAACAGGGTATATTACAAAGGATCAAAAAAAGAATTTTTATACAATTAAGTATGATCCACGGGGCAATATTTTATGGGAGAAGTCGTATAACGGTGGAAAAGATGGCTATTCGCTTGATGTGGCAATTGATCAAAACAATAAAATAATAGTCACAGGTTATGTCTTTAATGGAACAAACAATGACTTCTTCACAATCAAGTATTAATTTATTTTTTATTAATTAGCATCTCGGGAACAGTTGTAATCGCACCTTTCGCTTCCCTTATATCCATGCCTAGTGTACATCCAAAGGATACAAGGGCCAAAGGAGTTTTGATCTCGTTTGCTTCTCTAGCACCAGAAGTTAAAACTATTGGAAATAAAAACTTTTTATAAGCCTTAAGCAACTCTCTATTAGTCTCTAGAATCTTTGTCCTTCTGTATCTCTGGGTGATAACAATATCTTGGACGTTTAATTCAAAACCAATTGTATTTTCCCTGGCCAGATCAAAACAGACTTTGTCAAGATTGTCAGGATTAGAAATAAAAGTAATTTCTTTGATTTTGAGTGCCTCTCTATTTTCTTTTGAATCCCTGCCTTTGAAGATTATAACGTCTATATCTTCTGCTCTTCTAATAATTTTCTTAGCGTTTCTGGATTCATCGTCAATTTCAATTCCAAAAAGAATGCCCTCTTTTTTATTTTTGTCAAAGCTATCTAAAACGACCTTGTAATTTTCTGCATTGACATGTTTAACTAATGCTGTTTTTGAAAAATAAGATGAAGGATAACCTCTAAGATCAATTGCCGAATAGTAGCTTCCCATTCTCGATAACCTTTTCCCTACTTTTTGGATATGTGACAAACTTCATTGATATTAGTATGTCACCGTTATCATCAATAGTGAAATCATCGTTAAATACTCTTTCCTTGCTCATTCGGACGAACAATATCCCGTCTTCATCAAGCCTTTTTTCAAGAGTTTCAAGGATGTATCCTTTGTCAACTATTGTTAAAAAATTTGAAACAAAATCCTTTATCTCTTTATTCTTAGAAAGCTCAACATTAATTATTGTGATTTCATTGCCAAAATGGCCGTAAGTCCTTTTTTCACTAAAAGAAATGTCAAAAGAAAAAAATTTGGAAAGTAAAGATTTTACTTTCTCTATATCTTCAGTTGCGTGCGAAAATGTTTCTATTTGTATCCATGCGATACCAAACGGATTCAACCTTACTTACCTCTGTTTCCTCGGGCTTTAAGTGAAGGTCTTAATTTCTCAGCACCTTTTCCTTTGTGTCTAAGTCCTCTCGATCTCTTGCCGGCTGAGGTCAAACCTCTGAATACTCTTCTCTTGTGCTGCCTTTCGCATATCCAGTTAATTCTTGGGTCTGCGAATATTTCTGGTGCAAAAGGATCAACTAGAATGACTTCATAAAAGACACGCTGTCCATCTTCGCCAACCCAGTATGAGTTTAAGACTTCAAGATTTGGAAACTTCCTTTGAACACGCTCTTCTGCAATCCATTTAAGACTCTTTTTTGGTGAATATCTCAAGATACCTTTTGTTGCAGGTCTTCTACCACCTTTTATTGTTGGTCTCTTTCTTCCACCCCTTAAGACTCTAGTTCTTGCAACAATAAATCCCTTTTTAGCCTTGTAACCAAGTTTTCTCGCTCGGTCTATTCTTGTTGGCCTTTCAATCTTTAGTGTTGTAGGTTCCTTTCTCCACTGGATTAATCTTTCTGTCCAAAGTTCTCGTGTATAACCTTCTTTGGGCTTTTTCCAAGCCTCTTCCATATATTTGTAATATCCCAAATAAATCCCTCCTTATGGTTCGGCAAGCATTTCGCTTGAATCCACATTCCATAGGATAGACAAATGAGTCCTAAAGAGTTTTTAAAGGTTTCGTGAGAATAATCCTGTGTTTTCCAGAAAATATATAAGTAAATTCAATATAACCTTTTTAATGAAGATTCTAGTCGGCTCTAAAAATCCTGTGAAGATAGATGCTGCAAAGGAAGCATTTTCTTCTTATTTTAAAGATCTTGAAGTGGAAGGAGTAGAAGTTCCTAGTTCAGTGTCCGACCAGCCTATAGATGAAGAAACTTTTGAAGGTGCAGAGCACCGTGTCAAAGTCTTAAGAAAATTAAATGACACGGCAAAAATTGGCGCGTCTTTTTTTGTGGGCATTGAAGGGGGCGTCATTAATATTTATTCAAAGTGGTTTGGCATTGGTGTAGTGTGTATAATGGATACTAAGGGCAATATTGGATTTGGTGTTTCTCCTATGTTCGAACTGTGGAGTGACGCTATGGAACAAGTTCTCGATGGAGTTGAACTTGGAGACTTAATGGCCGAGGTAACAGGAGATCCTCAAATAAAAAGAAAAGGTGGCGCTGTTGGATTTTTAACAGACGGAGTCGTTGAGAGAAAAAATCTTTACATCTCTGCCCTTGAACTTGCAATCATACCTTTCATAAAAAAGGATCTCTATTTCAAGCATGTATAATCCAAAAATCTTTACAAAGAAGTTATAAGGATAAAAATATTATTCCTTTCGATGAAAAAACAAAAGCACATTGTTGTTTATGGGTATTCTGAAGAGGATGTTAACAAGCTAAAGACCTTCTTTGATAATAAACTTGACATTAGCCTAGAAATAAGTTCTGCTTCTGGAAAAGAAAATATCAAAATAGCAGATATAATTGAAAGTAACGAAAATGTTTTCTTTGAGGATAAACAGGATAAAGTTTTGATGTTTCTGGATTTTTTGGACGAGGAAATAAGGTATCTACTATATAATTTTTCTGATATTAATATAGCAAAACCTTTATTTTGTGTTCTAACAGAGCATAATATAAACTGGAACTTTGATAGGTTAATTTTGGACTTGATAGAGGAAAGAAAATATTTCGAAGAAAACAAAAAGCTGAAAAGTGATTAATTATGGAGTTAACTGAAATGCCAAATATAGGCAAAGAAGCGAGTAAGAAACTCATATCTGTTGGAATTGACACCCCCGAAAAACTTATTGAATTAGGGAGTAAGGAGGCATTTATTAGAATAAAAGCTATTGATAACACTGCATGTTTTAGTATGCTTCAAGCGTTAGAAGGGGCTATTCAAGATGTTAGGTGGCATTATTTGCCTGATTCTACAAAGAAAGACTTGAAGGAATTTTTTGACTCATTTAAGTAGACTGATCTCAGAAATATAGGATTCTATCCTTTCTTTTATTAGGTCTGATCTCTCAATTATCTCTTTCTCAACAGCTTCATTTTTATATATGGGATCTTTGGGGAATTTCAATTTATTCTGTAGCAGCGATATATCTGTCATGCTCCCTTTAAATCTTCTTTTTGAAATCTTTTCAAATTCTTGTATCTCTGAAGTGAGAGATTTTCCAAGTTTTGATCCGTAAAACTTTTTCCATGAAAACTTTGTTATCCCGTTTGAACCTGCCAATAATAGAGGTCCTACTAGATTTATTCTATCTGACCAAATACCGGTAACGATTTCTAGTTTTGGGAACATTAATCTTGTTTCTGATACAACATCAAGATAATATAAAGAAGTCGGGGGCACTGAATCTTCAAAAATAGTACCTTTATGGGGATTTAAGGAATAAAATGTCACTCTATCTATTTTATAATTTTTGATTATCTCAAAAAGATTTTCAAGATCTTCCCTCTTCTCACCAATGCCTAGTATTATTGTAACGCCTTTCTTGTATCCAAGCTCAGTTGCAACATCTAAGAAATTCATGAGCTTATCCCAGTTTTTTGAAGGACACAGTTTTTGAAAGAGCTCTTCAGTAAAAGTTTCTATAGACGCAGTAACACCTTTCAATTCATTTTCGAAAACAGATAGATCATCTCTTTCAAGTATTCCAGTATTTAGCCATACTGGATCACCTGTTATACACGCAATCCCTTTGACTATATCTGCTATTTTTTTGGTATCATAAACGCCATAACCTGAAGATAAAAACTCCACCTTCCAATTTGCCATTTTTACAAGAAAAGCTTCGGCAAAAAGTGATTCAATACTCCTCAATCCTTTTTTTGGGCTAGATTTAATAGTAGACATATAGCAGAATTTGCAGTCTTTTAGATCACAGTGGTAAGATAAAAAAATTGCCCTTTCGATATTTATAGAATCAAAATGTTTTTCAGTTACTCCAAACGCCTTTGTTAATCTATCCGGAAAATCCATTATATCCCTAAAGTTTTTTAGAATTCTTCCATAGGAATTCAAAGTTTGATATCGACCAGTCTAAAAATCTAATATCATTCCCTTCTATTATGTTAAGATAATCAAATTCATTTTTATGATCTTCAAATCCTATCCAAGAAAAATTCCTATCGCACACCTGCATAACGCAGTACATATCCTTTCTCTCTACAAATCTCACTTCATATTTTTGATTATCCAAGAGATAGTCATTTTTATTCAGTTTGTCTATTTCTTCTATTGGATATATTATCCTGAGGTTTACGCCATCACCCATTCCTGAAAATATATCTTGGATGTCCTTTGAAATCCTAGAGAATACTCCCAGGTGCTCAGTTTTAGAACCCTTTACATTTTTTGAGATGAATGGGAAGACATCAAGGGATGTAAGATGACTCAATTTATTTTTTTCCCAGCTCAAGAAATCTCTAACAAAACAGTTTGGGATCTTTTCTATATTGTGTTTTTCAATAAAATCGGAATATTTCTCGACATTGTTTTCTAGGTCTTGGAGATTTTTGATCTGTGATTTGTAAATTTGCCCCTGTTTGGATAAATAAAACTGGGTTCCATCCTTGGCGGCAAGCTTTTTTTCAACAAAGAGATTTAACTGGGTAGAAACATCCTGCCATCTCATTTCTAGCTTCTTTGCAATATCAAGACTTTTTTGAGGATTAGTAAGGGACAATTCATCCAGTATATCCATTCGCTTCTGGCTGTTAAGAATAAAATTCCAAAGTTCCATCAAAATCCCATCTTAATTTTAATGTGTTAATATAAAAATAGAGGATTATACAATATTTAAAGATATTGTATGCCGATATTTGAAATAATATTTATTTTACCATATAATTAATTAATTCAATTAATAAATTTTTATTATAATAGTTATATTATAATTTTATTTAAAAATTCGTATTACAAGCGAAATATTTATAAATATCGTCCTGTTATTCTATTCGTGGTTTAAAATGTTCGGAATTTCTGATCCATGGGTGTGGTCCGCATATCTGTTGACCATTTTGTCTACTCTACTATGCGTAGGGTGGTCTGTATTCAAATTGAAGGAGAATAAAGAGTGATATTATGGAAAATACAGCTATATCAATTATTGTAATATTCTGTTATCTTACTGTTACTGGTTTTCTAGCCCACAAAGGATGGAAGGAAACAAAAAACAAGGAAGATTATATGTTGGCTGGAAGGAATGTCCACCCATACATTATTGCTATATCCTACGGTGCTACTTTTATTAGTACATCTGCAATTGTGGGATTCGGAGGATCCGCCTCCATGTTTGGAATGGGAATATTATGGCTTACAGTCATGAATATCTTCGTTGGAATATTCTTAGCATTCGTAGTTTGGGG
It contains:
- a CDS encoding RNase P subunit p30 family protein yields the protein MGSYYSAIDLRGYPSSYFSKTALVKHVNAENYKVVLDSFDKNKKEGILFGIEIDDESRNAKKIIRRAEDIDVIIFKGRDSKENREALKIKEITFISNPDNLDKVCFDLARENTIGFELNVQDIVITQRYRRTKILETNRELLKAYKKFLFPIVLTSGAREANEIKTPLALVSFGCTLGMDIREAKGAITTVPEMLINKK
- a CDS encoding RNA-binding domain-containing protein, with product MNPFGIAWIQIETFSHATEDIEKVKSLLSKFFSFDISFSEKRTYGHFGNEITIINVELSKNKEIKDFVSNFLTIVDKGYILETLEKRLDEDGILFVRMSKERVFNDDFTIDDNGDILISMKFVTYPKSREKVIENGKLLFGN
- a CDS encoding 50S ribosomal protein L15e yields the protein MGYYKYMEEAWKKPKEGYTRELWTERLIQWRKEPTTLKIERPTRIDRARKLGYKAKKGFIVARTRVLRGGRKRPTIKGGRRPATKGILRYSPKKSLKWIAEERVQRKFPNLEVLNSYWVGEDGQRVFYEVILVDPFAPEIFADPRINWICERQHKRRVFRGLTSAGKRSRGLRHKGKGAEKLRPSLKARGNRGK
- the yjjX gene encoding inosine/xanthosine triphosphatase translates to MKILVGSKNPVKIDAAKEAFSSYFKDLEVEGVEVPSSVSDQPIDEETFEGAEHRVKVLRKLNDTAKIGASFFVGIEGGVINIYSKWFGIGVVCIMDTKGNIGFGVSPMFELWSDAMEQVLDGVELGDLMAEVTGDPQIKRKGGAVGFLTDGVVERKNLYISALELAIIPFIKKDLYFKHV
- a CDS encoding DUF3783 domain-containing protein produces the protein MKKQKHIVVYGYSEEDVNKLKTFFDNKLDISLEISSASGKENIKIADIIESNENVFFEDKQDKVLMFLDFLDEEIRYLLYNFSDINIAKPLFCVLTEHNINWNFDRLILDLIEERKYFEENKKLKSD
- a CDS encoding TfoX/Sxy family protein, with translation MMELTEMPNIGKEASKKLISVGIDTPEKLIELGSKEAFIRIKAIDNTACFSMLQALEGAIQDVRWHYLPDSTKKDLKEFFDSFK
- a CDS encoding radical SAM protein, encoding MDFPDRLTKAFGVTEKHFDSINIERAIFLSYHCDLKDCKFCYMSTIKSSPKKGLRSIESLFAEAFLVKMANWKVEFLSSGYGVYDTKKIADIVKGIACITGDPVWLNTGILERDDLSVFENELKGVTASIETFTEELFQKLCPSKNWDKLMNFLDVATELGYKKGVTIILGIGEKREDLENLFEIIKNYKIDRVTFYSLNPHKGTIFEDSVPPTSLYYLDVVSETRLMFPKLEIVTGIWSDRINLVGPLLLAGSNGITKFSWKKFYGSKLGKSLTSEIQEFEKISKRRFKGSMTDISLLQNKLKFPKDPIYKNEAVEKEIIERSDLIKERIESYISEISLLK